From a region of the Dictyostelium discoideum AX4 chromosome 2 chromosome, whole genome shotgun sequence genome:
- a CDS encoding hypothetical protein (Similar to plasmodium falciparum. hypothetical 220.3 kDa protein): MINNETDEFKKENDSINNLDTNKEDIDMESLESKSSRELIKVAKTLKLKANGRKSEIIERIKKFVNDSRNIKQELTKEKLINKFNSSIYQLPIKDIEKHEQLFWRVFKNKILFKTIFGNLNCKYHSYDDLIYIDWILNNGYLNLLKDKIKRNEPIIGNYYYDGRCPQSEWYLNIFINIQKEYKSNKKETNAPTNNNNNNNNNNKNNNNNNNNNNNNNNNNNNNNNKEFFELLFRNYGKYFISFKKVLKELIEVGNFQGFQVLLDNYFNYCKFGPKNGKIKEQSLVNILNLINIHSHLKMFKYFWETYTDKTNCIIKGLLTNLLINQSNGNSHRSNPPKRYKFLNYLFLQSSVVTKNLFDDLIKINIKSTTNITKFTINDLINYCYSISYINNNNNNNNNNNNNDNDDLNLIVPLINEIKSKLSNSQLKLQIKSIIPKLINDEDSNNNNYQQTTANIKKLIDFCEEKSPIRRTIIQQIEIRIVFNLDFDKDIFKAHLPSSPYPREYFLIISLEYGNYELFKFIVNHYGDSKVLPPIFKNFKSVSNHGEEYPYILFSNCHSKKQRIQFINNAINDHNNNNNNNNNNNNNNNNNNNNNNNNNNNNIIINNKNKEWSNLSVFTIFHLLISYDDLELLEIAIKGYGGEDSIVNNNCSNIIKVLEKESMMALHQGYLSSFSYFHRHIKSIKMLDYCFHHLNSFFKRVQDMVSWYSLGRIDLLERFEQLLGITNNNNSNSSDNNNNNNNNSNSNIDLLLPFSKNILEENNSNFERSNLIKTAAYIINKPIGIYKYTEDAITHYLEINRNPRLDIDDIITILSKTNNRMEFNDHLNDNYMNSNKIKLLDWMFNFRYEDLISGRFTISKGYYIGLFISNKLDNNNNNSIKSIFSNDKINNKWIFENNYRIPRYPSPYYQVILELLDWVKKSGDINLLCKLLNEFYFPIFDGTDFEVSIESAKETLFEFLKGVIKNGWLRIIQHLFYDQQYRRVLTKKLSNNNSIYTQKELSLLLEHAISWDQFYIVEFFINQMGFKISEAQIVKAIEIRERAKQVIDLLQDDQRIKEERDKAKTNQNKYVGIGNDNSDFGYGGGSYGGGYDSDSYGSNQRDSYGGNQRDSYGGNQRYSYGGNQRETTRRDSFNGRDEGYGNNNNNNNNNNNNNNNSYDSDPYSNTRAEYENYSNRAASGERSRPRAASGSGPSPATPNFQSSQQQQPTLID; this comes from the exons atgataaataatgagacagatgaatttaaaaaagagaatgatagtataaataatttagacACTAATAAAGAAGATATTGATATGGAATCATTAGAATCAAAATCAAGTAgagaattaataaaagttgcaaaaacattaaaattaaaagcaaATGGTAGAAAAAGTGAAATAATTGAAAGAATAAAGAAATTTGTGAACGATTCaagaaatattaaacaagaattaacaaaagagaaattaattaataaatttaatagtagcatttatcaattaccaatcaaagatattgaaaaacatgaacaattattttggagagtttttaaaaataaaatcttattTAAAACCatatttggtaatttaaattgtaaatatcACTCAtatgatgatttaatttacaTTGATtggattttaaataatggttatttaaatttattaaaagataaaatcaaaagaaatgAACCAATAattggaaattattattatgatggTCGTTGTCCACAATCCGAATggtatttaaatatatttattaatattcaaaaagaatataaatcaaataaaaaagaaacaaatgcaccaacaaataataataataataataataataataataaaaataataataataataataataataataataataataataataataataataataataataataaagaattctTTGAATTGTTATTTAGAAATTatggtaaatattttattagttttaaaaaagttttaaaagaattaatagaGGTGGGTAATTTTCAAGGATTTCAAGTTTTATtagataattattttaactaTTGTAAATTTGGACCTAAAAATGGGAAAATAAAAGAACAATCGTTGGtaaacattttaaatttaataaatatacattcacatttaaaaatgtttaaatatttttgggAAACTTATACTGATAAAactaattgtattattaaaggtttattaacaaatttattaataaaccaaTCAAATGGAAATTCTCATCGTTCAAATCCGccaaaaagatataaatttttaaattacctttttttacAATCTTCTGTAGTTAcaaaaaatctttttgatgatttaattaaaataaatattaaaagtacCACTAATATAactaaatttacaattaatgatttaataaattattgttattcaatttcatatataaataataataataataataataataataataataataatgacaatgatgatttaaatttgattgtaccattaattaatgaaattaaatcaaaattatcaaattctcAACTTAaacttcaaataaaatcaataataccaaagttaataaatgatgaagatagtaataataataattatcaacaaACTACagcaaatattaaaaagttaattgatttttgtgAAGAAAAAAGTCCAATTCGTAGAACAATTattcaacaaattgaaattagAATAGTATTTAATTTAGATTTTGATAAAGATATATTTAAAGCACATCTTCCATCTAGTCCATATCCAAGGGAatactttttaattatttcattagAGTATGGAAATTacgaattatttaaatttatagttAACCATTATGGTGATTCAAAAGTGTTACCacctatttttaaaaatttcaaatctgTTAGTAATCATGGTGAAGAATATccatatattttattttcaaattgtcatagtaaaaaacaaagaattcaatttataaataatgcAATAAAtgatcataataataataataataataataataataataataataataataataataataataataataataataataataataataataatattattattaataataagaataagGAATGGTCAAATTTATCAGTATTCAcaatatttcatttattaatatcatatGATGATTTAGAGTTACTTGAAATCGCAATTAAAGGATATGGTGGTGAGGATAgtattgttaataataattgttctaatataataaaagtaCTTGAAAAAGAGTCAATGATGGCATTACATCAGGGATAcctttcatcattttcatattttcatagacatattaaatcaattaaaatgttAGATTATTGttttcaccatttaaatAGTTTCTTTAAAAGAGTTCAAGATATGGTATCATGGTATTCACTAGGtagaattgatttattagaaagatttgaacaattattaggaattactaataataataatagtaatagtagtgataataataataataataataataatagcaatagtaatatagatttattattaccattttcaaaaaatattctTGAAGAAAATAACAGTAATTTTGAAagatcaaatttaattaaaacagcagcatatataattaataaaccaattggaatttataaatatacaGAAGATGCAATTACACATTATTTAGAAATCAATAGAAATCCAAGATTAGATATTGATGATATAATAACCATCCTTAgtaaaactaataatagaATGGAATTTAATGatcatttaaatgataattatatgaattcaaataaaattaaattacttGATTGGatgtttaattttagatatGAAGATTTAATATCTGGTAGatttacaatttcaaaagGTTATTATATTGGTTTATTcatatcaaataaattagataataataataataatagtataaaatcaatattctcaaatgataaaattaataataaatggatttttgaaaataattatcgAATTCCACGTTATCCATCTCCCTATTATCAAGTTATTTTGGAATTATTAGATTGGgtaaaaaaaagtggtgatatcaatttattatgtaaactattaaatgaattttattttccaatatTTGATGGTACCGATTTTGAAGTGAGTATTGAAAGTGCCAAAGAAACTCTATTCGAATTTTTAAAGGgtgtaattaaaaatggttgGTTAAGaataattcaacatttattttatgaTCAACAATATCGTAGAGTTTTAACAAAGaaactttcaaataataattcaatttacactcaaaaagaattatctttattattggaACATGCTATTAGTTGGGATCAATTTTATATTGTCGAATTCTTTATTAATCAAATgggttttaaaatatctgaaGCTCAAATCGTAAAAGCAATTGAAA ttcGTGAAAGAGCAAAACAagttattgatttattacaaGATGATCAAAGAATTAAAGAGGAAAGAGATAAAGCAAAGACTaaccaaaataaatatgTTGGTATTGGTAATGATAACAGTGACTTTGGTTATGGAGGTGGCTCATATGGTGGTGGTTATGATTCAGATTCATATGGTAGTAATCAAAGAGATTCATATGGTGGTAATCAAAGAGATTCATATGGTGGTAACCAAAGATATTCATATGGTGGTAACCAAAGAGAAACAACCAGAAGAGACTCTTTCAATGGTAGAGATGAAGGttatggtaataataataataataataataataataataataataataataattcatatgATTCGGATCCATATAGTAATACTAGAGCAGAATATGAAAATTATAGTAATAGAGCAG CATCTGGCGAAAGAAGTAGACCAAGAGCAGCAAGTGGAAGTGGACCTTCACCAGCAACACCAAATTTCCAATCatcccaacaacaacaaccaacttTAATcgattaa